The sequence TCAGTCACCGCGGTCGGATCGCCGCCCGAGAGCACGGCGCCGAGTTCATCTACGCCTGGCGGGTGGACAAACGCGACGGCAGCATCCGGTGCCGCATCAACCGCGACCATCCGCTGGTGCGGGAGGTGATGCAGGGCGGTCCCGATGCGGCTGTCGACGCCAAGGCCCTGATCAGGCTGCTTGAAGAGACCGTCCCGGTGGCCGCGCTGCGGATCATGCACGACGGTGACGTGGCGGACGACCCCGAGCCGTTCCTCGGAGCGGCACCCAAGGAGGTGGGCGATGTTGCTAACCGCATCTACGCCGCGTTCGTCGCCCAGGGCCGGACTCCTCGCGAGGCGAAGGAGCGACTCGCGCTCATGCCGCCCTTCGACCAGTTCGACGGCTTCTGGCAACAACGCTGACGGCCCTACCGCCGCCGCCCACACATCAGATCAACGGGGAGGGCCACATGACCGCGCAGACGCAGGACAACCATGACGCGATGCAGCAGGCGATCCGGCTCGTGCTCGCACTGCTTCCTCAGGACCGTCAGGCAACGCACGACGAGATCGCGGAGAGCGTCGATCCGATCTGGGTGATGCAGCAGTCCCGCGGCCAGTTGCTTGACAGGGACGTCCTGCTCAAGGAGATCGAGTCGCGGGTTGCGGTATGGCAGGACGACTCGGTCGGTTTGAAAGACGACCGCAACCACATCGAATGGCTCACCGAGGCTCAGCTGGAGCGCAGCTGGGACTTCTGGGACCGCTACCGCCGGTACCTCGAAGACGTCCGCCTGATGCCGCCGAGGGTCGTCCGGCGGCTGGACCAGAGCACGGACCGCATCCTGCGCCAGATCGAGGACCCCCGACGTCCGGGCGCCTGGCGTCGTACCGGACTCGTGGTCGGCCAGGTGCAGTCGGGCAAGACCGGCAACTACATCGGCTTCGCCAGCAAGGCGGCCGACGCCGGTTACAAGCTCATCGTGATCCTGGCCGGCATCCACAACAGCCTCCGGAGTCAGACCCAGCTCCGGGTCGATGAGGGCCTGCTCGGCTTCGACACGCAGTACCAGCAGCGCTATGACGAAACCACGAACACCGCACGCATCGGCGTCGGCGTGATGCCAGGCGTGAAGCGGCTGAAGATCGCCTCACTGACGAACAGCGCGGAGGGTGGGGATTTCAAGCAGCAGATAGCCAGGAACCTCAACCTGCCGATCGGTGACTACCCCGTCGTTCTCGTGATCAAGAAGCACAAGAGCATCCTTGAGAACGTCCGCAAGTGGATCGTCGAGGTTGAGGGCGTGCCCGTCGGGGACGGTAAGTCCAAGGTCGTGCGGGACATTCCTCTCCTCGTCATCGACGATGAGGCGGATCACGCGTCCGTCGACACGACCAAGGACGATGACACCGACCCCTCAACGATCAACCGGTCGATCAGGCATCTGCTCAACAGCTTTGACAAGGCTGCGTACGTCGGATACACCGCGACGCCCTTCGCCAACATCTACATCAAGCCGAAGGCGGACCACGACACGTTCGGGCTCGACCTGTTCCCCGAGAGCTTCATCGAGAGCCTGCCTGCGCCTTCGAACTACCTCGGACCGGAGCGCGTGTTCGGGCTGAACGCGACGGACCCGGATGACGAGGGGATCAGAGCTCTTCCGATCTTCCGCCCCGTCCATGACCACGAGGCCTGGATGCGTCCGCGGCACAAGAAGGAATGGGTGCCGCCGGAGGAACTTCCCCTGTCACTCCGCGAGGCGATCGACTCCTTCATTCTGACGTGCGCCGCCCGTCGGGGACGGGGACAGGGCTCGCAGCACAACTCCATGCTCGTCCACGTCACGCGGTTCGTCAGCGTACAGAACCGGATCCGCGACCAGATCGACGAGCACGTCAGCCTGACGCGTGACCGACTCCGCGACGGCATGGGCGGCGAAGCCGCCCATGTGCTCGCCCGACTCCGACTCCTGTGGGAGAGGGACTTCACCACCACCAGTGCGACGTTCTCAGCGGAGGAAGCCTCGCCGGTTCAGTGGACCGACGTTGAGAAGGAGCTGCGACCGGCTCTCCGGAAGATCGATGTCCGGGCTGTCAACGGCACCTCCCGCGACGCGCTCGAGTACTACGAGAACCGCAAGGCCGGTCTGTCCGTCATCGCCGTGGGTGCGGACAAGCTCTCCCGCGGCCTGACGCTGGAAGGCCTCAGCGTCAGCTACTACCTGCGCACGTCGAGTATGTACGACACGCTGCTGCAGATGGGCCGCTGGTTCGGCTACCGCCCCGGCTACGAGGACCTGTGCCGGCTGTACACGACGTCCGAGCTCTTCAACTCGTACGGTGAGATCACTGCAGCGGACAACGAGCTCCGTCAGGACTTCGCGGAAATGGCGCGCCTCGGCCAGACGCCGGAGAGCTTTGGACTGCGCGTGCGCGCTTCTCCGGCCGGGCTGGCGGTCACCGCCGCCAACAAGATGCGACGCGGCGTCAAGGTGCGGCTCAGCTACTCCGGCGAGCTTCCCGAGACGACGGTGTTCAGTCTGCATGCCGAGGCTGTCCGGCGGAACTTCGACATCCTCGAACGCTTCATCACCGGCTTGGACGAGCAGAGTACTCCTGTAGTCGACGGGACCAGCCTGGTCTGGCGAGGCGTGCCGCCCACCGAGATCATTGACGGTTTCCTCGACGGATACATCTCCGACCGCGGCTCCTACCGGGTGCGCCCGGCGCTCATTGCGCAGTACATCCGTGGCTGCATCTCGGTGGGCGAGCTTTCGCGTTGGACGGTGAGACTGGTGGGCACGCCCACCGGAACGCCGCGCAAGATTGGCACCCAGCGACTTCGCCTCGTGACCCGTTCCCGTCCGGATGGCTTGGAACCGGAAGAAGGACGGCACACCATCAAGCGCGTGCTCAGTCCAGCGGACGAGAGCAGGGATCTCTCCGGTGAGCTCCGAACACGCGCGCTGGAAGCGACGAGCGCAGCGCGTCGCCTCGAAGCCGACCGCAAGGGGAAGGAGTTCAAGGAGCCGACCATCCCCACCGGGCAGCCGCTTCGGAGGTTCCGGCCCGTGCAGGAGCCGCTACTCCTGATCTACCCGATCGAACACCCCGAGGCTGAGAACGACGCCAACGTTCCTCCGTTGGTCGGCTTCGCGATCAGCTTCCCGTTCTCGGAGCACCCGACCGAGACCGAGTACGTGGTCAATGACGTCTGGAGGCAACTCGAGATCGATTTCTTCGATGACGAGGATCCGGACGAGTGAGGATCGGAGAAGAAGACTGGGCGCCTCTCGAGGCTGAGCATCACCCGTACGGCATCGTCGCTCGGCGCCTGTTTCCACGGTCGCGGCACGACATCTTCCTGGCGGTTCAGCAGCCAACGGGGAGGCGGGTGCTCCTTCTGCGGGTGCCGGCATCTGCCGGTCAGACGATCGCCGAACGGTATCCGTCGTTGCCCAGCACCCGAGGTCTTGCGATCGAGTTCGCGACGGCTCCTGACGGGAGCACCGAGCTTCGGGTCGTCCTCACTGCGGACGAGCGGCGGGAGGTCTTCAATCCGCTGATCGCCGACGTGGCCACGACCGCACATGCAACCGAGGGCCCCGTTGAGGCTCTGACAGCGGCCATCGAGCGCTTCGAACACTGGCGTCATCTCCTCCAGTCCATCCGTGACACGGGGCTCAGTGAAGAGGCACGACGAGGTCTGTTCGGGGAACTGATCGTCCTACGCGACCACCTTTGTCCGGTCCTGCCGCCTCAGGAGGCGGTGTCGGGCTGGCGCGGGCCAATGGGGGCGAATCAGGACTTTGAACTGGCCACCTGTGCCATCGAGGTCAAGACCGGAACGGGGAGAAGCCCCCGGAGCATCGTCATCGCGAGCGAGCGTCAGCTAGACGACACCGGGACAGACCACCTGCTGCTGGCCCACCTCTCGCTGG comes from Micromonospora purpureochromogenes and encodes:
- a CDS encoding Z1 domain-containing protein, whose protein sequence is MTAQTQDNHDAMQQAIRLVLALLPQDRQATHDEIAESVDPIWVMQQSRGQLLDRDVLLKEIESRVAVWQDDSVGLKDDRNHIEWLTEAQLERSWDFWDRYRRYLEDVRLMPPRVVRRLDQSTDRILRQIEDPRRPGAWRRTGLVVGQVQSGKTGNYIGFASKAADAGYKLIVILAGIHNSLRSQTQLRVDEGLLGFDTQYQQRYDETTNTARIGVGVMPGVKRLKIASLTNSAEGGDFKQQIARNLNLPIGDYPVVLVIKKHKSILENVRKWIVEVEGVPVGDGKSKVVRDIPLLVIDDEADHASVDTTKDDDTDPSTINRSIRHLLNSFDKAAYVGYTATPFANIYIKPKADHDTFGLDLFPESFIESLPAPSNYLGPERVFGLNATDPDDEGIRALPIFRPVHDHEAWMRPRHKKEWVPPEELPLSLREAIDSFILTCAARRGRGQGSQHNSMLVHVTRFVSVQNRIRDQIDEHVSLTRDRLRDGMGGEAAHVLARLRLLWERDFTTTSATFSAEEASPVQWTDVEKELRPALRKIDVRAVNGTSRDALEYYENRKAGLSVIAVGADKLSRGLTLEGLSVSYYLRTSSMYDTLLQMGRWFGYRPGYEDLCRLYTTSELFNSYGEITAADNELRQDFAEMARLGQTPESFGLRVRASPAGLAVTAANKMRRGVKVRLSYSGELPETTVFSLHAEAVRRNFDILERFITGLDEQSTPVVDGTSLVWRGVPPTEIIDGFLDGYISDRGSYRVRPALIAQYIRGCISVGELSRWTVRLVGTPTGTPRKIGTQRLRLVTRSRPDGLEPEEGRHTIKRVLSPADESRDLSGELRTRALEATSAARRLEADRKGKEFKEPTIPTGQPLRRFRPVQEPLLLIYPIEHPEAENDANVPPLVGFAISFPFSEHPTETEYVVNDVWRQLEIDFFDDEDPDE
- a CDS encoding PD-(D/E)XK motif protein, whose translation is MRIGEEDWAPLEAEHHPYGIVARRLFPRSRHDIFLAVQQPTGRRVLLLRVPASAGQTIAERYPSLPSTRGLAIEFATAPDGSTELRVVLTADERREVFNPLIADVATTAHATEGPVEALTAAIERFEHWRHLLQSIRDTGLSEEARRGLFGELIVLRDHLCPVLPPQEAVSGWRGPMGANQDFELATCAIEVKTGTGRSPRSIVIASERQLDDTGTDHLLLAHLSLDERRGGSGESLNAVVDSLREASPSAAVRAELDDLLIRAGYLSEHRHLYDELRYTVRGTDFWHVTDDFPRITEADLRPGVGGCRYRISTVGLDQYGVSAQRVASIVKGEA